A genomic segment from Hippoglossus stenolepis isolate QCI-W04-F060 chromosome 3, HSTE1.2, whole genome shotgun sequence encodes:
- the LOC118105359 gene encoding paxillin isoform X3, giving the protein MDDLDALLADLESTTSHISERPLFLSDDPAYSIPVGGQTQQDICSPQQVPPTPSEQALNGLDETESFSSAQKSPWSGESSSPTQPTGEEEHVYSFPNKQKSSESSAAMNSTLGSNLSELDRLLLELNAVQQSTPAFPTEEEAAPPLPASSIIHHIHENGVSTAGRAGPPDLEKPKRGAMARGIEDVRPSVESLLDELESSVPSPIPTPLVLSDGQEETPAQQQARMSASSATRELDELMASLSDFKVQSNIQSQGKTSPTAPPKPANKLDNMLGSLQSDLNRLGVQTVAKGVCGACKKPIVGQVVTAMGRTWHPEHFVCTHCQDEIGSRNFFERDGQPYCETDYHNLFSPRCHYCNRPILDKVVTALDKTWHPEHFFCAQCGAFFGPEGFHEKDGKAFCRKDYFDMFAPKCGGCARAILENYISALNSLWHPECFVCRECFTPFINGSFFDHDGQPYCEAHYHERRGSLCSGCQKPITGRCITAMGKKFHPEHFVCAFCLKQLNKGTFKEQNDKPYCHGCFIKLFS; this is encoded by the exons ATGCTTTGTTGGCGGACCTTGAGTCCACGACATCCCACATTTCCGAGCGTCCACTCTTCCTGTCTGACGATCCCGCCTACTCCATCCCTGTTGGGGGTCAGACCCAGCAAGACATCTGCTCTCCACAACAAGTCCCACCCACTCCCTCTGAGCAAGCCCTGAACGGACTGGATGAAACAGAG TCCTTCAGCTCGGCTCAGAAAAGTCCCTGGTCTGGAGAAAGCAGCAGTCCAACCCAACCCACTGGTGAGGAGGAGCACGTATACAG TTTCCCTAATAAGCAGAAGAGTAGTGAGTCATCAGCTGCCATGAACTCAACTTTGGGCAGCAACCTGTCTGAGCTTGATCGTCTCCTGTTGGAGCTCAATGCTGTCCAGCAAAGCACCCCTGCCTTTCCCACAGAAG AAGAAGCAGCTCCACCACTGCCTGCCAGTAGTATCATCCACCACATCCACGAGAATGGAGTCTCTACCGCTGGCAGGGCGGGACCACCTGATTTGGAAAAGCCCAAGCGCGGTGCAATGGCTCGGGGAATAGAGGACGTACGACCAAGTGTGGAGAGCCTTCTAGATGAGCTAGAAAGCTCTGTGCCATCACCCAT TCCCACACCTTTGGTGTTGTCAGATGGACAAGAGGAAACACCAGCACAGCAACAAGCCAGAatgtctgcctcctctgccACACGAGAGCTGGATGAGCTCATGGCCTCCCTGTCTGACTTCAAAGTCCAAAGCAAT ATCCAGTCCCAGGGAAAGACGTCTCCCACTGCGCCCCCCAAACCAGCCAACAAGCTGGACAACATGCTGGGAAGCCTGCAGTCAGACCTCAATAGACTCGGAGTCCAGACCGTGGCAAAGGGCGTCTGTGGAGCCTGCAAGAAACCCATTGTTGGACAG GTGGTGACGGCCATGGGCAGAACATGGCACCCTGAGCactttgtgtgcacacactgcCAGGACGAGATCGGCTCCAGAAACTTCTTTGAGCGAGATGGGCAGCCATACTGTGAGACAGACTACCACAACCTGTTCTCACCGAGATGCCACTACTGTAACAGACCCATACTGGAT AAAGTTGTGACTGCTTTGGACAAGACCTGGCATCCAGAGCACTTTTTCTGTGCCCAGTGTGGAGCCTTTTTTGGACCAGAAG GTTTCCATGAGAAGGATGGAAAAGCCTTCTGCAGAAAGGACTACTTTGACATGTTTGCCCCTAAATGTGGCGGCTGTGCCCGTGCCATCCTGGAGAACTACATCTCAGCACTCAACTCTCTCTGGCACCCTGAATGCTTCGTTTGCAGG GAGTGCTTCACGCCTTTCATAAACGGCAGCTTCTTTGACCACGACGGCCAGCCGTACTGCGAGGCGCACTACCACGAGCGCCGCGGCTCTCTGTGCTCTGGCTGCCAGAAGCCCATCACCGGCCGCTGCATCACCGCCATGGGCAAGAAGTTCCACCCCGAGCACTTTGTGTGTGCTTTCTGCCTCAAGCAGCTCAACAAAGGCACCTTCAAGGAGCAGAACGACAAGCCCTACTGCCACGGCTGCTTCATTAAACTCTTCAGTTAG
- the LOC118105359 gene encoding nascent polypeptide-associated complex subunit alpha, muscle-specific form isoform X2 has translation MNSTLGSNLSELDRLLLELNAVQQSTPAFPTEEEAAPPLPASSIIHHIHENGVSTAGRAGPPDLEKPKRGAMARGIEDVRPSVESLLDELESSVPSPIPTPLVLSDGQEETPAQQQARMSASSATRELDELMASLSDFKVQSNSGSQLSVNQEALDPSLVAVSPVVQTETTPSIYRKADSLDTLILSSYTTPTCTPLPLELHIDEDGSSAHTTSAGSTVVTASSKYSQIQQKGDGVSVTPDSSHVEILSVSSSEVERYMQKSTSRVIASKVSSPAGKSPVTVGGSSSPGPAALSSSPVVVSKSPSPVTVSNSSPTLRAKSPSPPDLKCSNLSPSSKSPTPISISHSSEAGAKNQSPVTVPTSTEVVPKTVSPVTVPRLSSPVPKSESPVTVPNLSSCANPETAPKSASPVSVQRVSSPVTIPNIASSPSVPKSCSPETIQKEASPTILPRLSSPVPKSPVLNIRKTYTLPGTSSPRTSPISLAAVPSNSLSPPTTAKHTGEGMYLTWPGREPILDDALDKLLNSDYPQLGENQPLASFMPGYEDGSWEEEDGLYPDLSREGTLTPMTESSWMDECFTPSTCPGTPDATLDLPSQQPSAVERLSASGQLKSVIRRTKETSNVHPMFREGLLRRKMGPIIANKSNSQDRLIEELQGKLGIGRVERRRKQQPDDWLAEGVIVMSNPQRTREEGARPAVNKILIPPEPSAPQRKVLPPPQSPPAPKSHPLSSRLLHRYLLPPTPPPPREPTLHRYLLPLQPLLLLENPPSTPKEPTPP, from the exons ATGAACTCAACTTTGGGCAGCAACCTGTCTGAGCTTGATCGTCTCCTGTTGGAGCTCAATGCTGTCCAGCAAAGCACCCCTGCCTTTCCCACAGAAG AAGAAGCAGCTCCACCACTGCCTGCCAGTAGTATCATCCACCACATCCACGAGAATGGAGTCTCTACCGCTGGCAGGGCGGGACCACCTGATTTGGAAAAGCCCAAGCGCGGTGCAATGGCTCGGGGAATAGAGGACGTACGACCAAGTGTGGAGAGCCTTCTAGATGAGCTAGAAAGCTCTGTGCCATCACCCAT TCCCACACCTTTGGTGTTGTCAGATGGACAAGAGGAAACACCAGCACAGCAACAAGCCAGAatgtctgcctcctctgccACACGAGAGCTGGATGAGCTCATGGCCTCCCTGTCTGACTTCAAAGTCCAAAGCAAT TCCGGCTCTCAGTTGTCTGTAAATCAGGAGGCATTAGACCCCTCACTTGTAGCCGTTTCACCAGTTGTCCAAACAGAAACCACCCCATCTATATATCGGAAAGCTGATTCACTGGATACTCTTATACTTTCTAGTTACACTACTCCCACCTGTACACCTCTTCCACTGGAACTCCATATAGATGAAGATGGCAGTTCAGCCCATACCACTTCAGCTGGTTCCACAGTAGTAACTGCATCATCCAAGTACTCCCAGATCCAACAGAAAGGTGATGGTGTGAGTGTGACCCCTGATAGCTCTCATGTGGAGATCCTCAGTGTCTCCAGTAGTGAAGTAGAACGCTATATGCAGAAGTCAACCTCTAGGGTCATTGCTAGTAAAGTCTCAAGTCCAGCTGGAAAGAGTCCAGTTACTGTTGGTGGAAGTTCTAGTCCAGGTCCTGCTGCCCTGAGCTCCAGTCCAGTGGTAGTTTCCAAAAGCCCTAGTCCTGTTACTGTGTCTAATTCTAGTCCCACTCTTAGAGCCAAGAGTCCTAGTCCACCTGATCTTAAATGCTCCAATCTAAGTCCGTCTTCAAAGAGTCCAACTCCAATTTCCATTAGTCACAGTTCAGAAGCAGGTGCCAAGAATCAAAGTCCAGTGACAGTCCCAACAAGTACAGAAGTAGTGCCTAAGACTGTGAGTCCAGTCACAGTCCCAAGACTTTCAAGTCCAGTACCAAAAAGTGAAAGTCCTGTGACAGTCCCAAATCTCTCTAGTTGTGCTAATCCCGAAACGGCTCCCAAGAGTGCAAGTCCAGTGTCAGTTCAGAGAGTTTCAAGTCCTGTGACAATCCCTAATATCGCCAGCTCACCATCTGTACCCAAGAGTTGTAGTCCTGAAACAATTCAAAAGGAGGCTTCTCCAACAATATTGCCAAGACTTTCAAGTCCAGTTCCTAAGAGTCCTGTGTTAAACATTAGAAAAACATACACTCTTCCAGGCACCAGTAGTCCTAGAACTTCACCTATTTCACTTGCTGCAGTACCATCAAATAGCCTGTCTCCCCCAaccacagcaaaacacacaggTGAGGGTATGTATTTAACATGGCCAGGCCGTGAGCCTATATTGGATGATGCTTTAGACAAACTCCTAAACTCTGACTACCCCCAATTGGGTGAGAACCAGCCACTTGCTTCCTTTATGCCTGGATATGAAGACGGATCatgggaggaagaagatgggCTCTACCCAGATCTGAGCCGAGAGGGAACCCTCACACCCATGACTGAGTCCAGCTGGATGGACGAGTGTTTCACCCCCTCCACCTGCCCCGGGACACCAGATGCAACGTTGGACCTGCCCTCACAGCAGCCCTCTGCTGTGGAGAGGCTATCTGCCTCTGGCCAA CTCAAGTCAGTTATCCGACGCACCAAAGAGACTTCCAATGTGCATCCGATGTTCAGGGAGGGACTGTTGCGGCGTAAAATGGGACCAATCATTGCGAACAAAAGCAACTCGCAAGATCGACTCATTGAGGAGCTGCAGGGGAAACTGGGGATAGGGCGAGTGGAGCGCCGGCGAAAACAACAGCCAGATGACTGGCTGGCGGAGGGAGTCATTGTCATGTCCAACCCACAGCGAACACGTGAAGAAGGGGCCCGGCCAGCTGTGAATAAG ATCCTCATCCCTCCTGAACCATCTGCCCCACAGAGAAAAGTCCTGCCCCCTCCACAATCACCCCCAGCACCCAAAAGCCACCCCCTGTCAAGCAGACTCCTCCACCGCTACCTCCTCCCtccaacccctcctcctcctcgagaACCCACCCTCCACCGCtacctcctccccctccagcccctcctcctcctcgagaACCCACCCTCCACCCCCAAAGAGCCAACTCCCCCCTAG
- the rplp0 gene encoding 60S acidic ribosomal protein P0 isoform X1, producing the protein MPREDRATWKSNYFLKIIQLLDDYPKCFIVGADNVGSRQMQTIRMSLRTKAVVLMGKNTMMRKAIRGHLENNPALEKLLPHIKGNVGFVFTKEDLAEVRDLLLFNKVPASARAGAVAPCNVTVPAQNTGLGPEKTSFFQALGITTKISRGTIEILSDVNLIKTGDKVGASEATLLNMLNISPFSYGLNIQQVYDNGSVYSPEVLDITEESLHTKFLEGVRNIASVCLEIGYPTMASIPHSIINGYKKVLAVAVETDYSFPLADKVKAFLADPSAFAAVAAPAAAAVAETAAAPAAKEEVKEESEASDDDMGFGLFD; encoded by the exons ATGCCCAGGGAAGACAGGGCCACGTGGAAGTCCAACTACTTCCTTAAAATCATC CAACTTCTGGATGACTATCCAAAATGCTTCATCGTGGGGGCAGACAATGTGGGGTCCAGGCAGATGCAGACCATCCGCATGTCCCTTCGCACCAAAGCGGTGGTGCTCATGGGTAAAAACACCATGATGCGCAAAGCCATCCGTGGCCACCTGGAGAACAATCCAGCCCTGGAGAA GCTCCTGCCCCACATTAAAGGAAATGTGGGCTTTGTCTTCACCAAGGAGGATTTGGCTGAGGTCCGGgacctgctgctgttcaacAAG GTGCCTGCATCTGCCCGTGCTGGAGCCGTCGCCCCCTGTAATGTGACAGTGCCTGCCCAGAACACCGGACTGGGTCCTGAGAAGACTTCTTTCTTCCAGGCTCTGGGCATCACCACCAAGATCTCAAGGGGAACCATTGAAATCTTG AGTGACGTCAATCTAATCAAGACTGGCGACAAGGTTGGTGCCAGTGAGGCCACGCTCCTCAACATGCTGAACATCTCGCCCTTCTCCTATGGACTCAACATCCAGCAGGTGTATGACAATGGCAGTGTTTACAGCCCTGAGGTGCTTGACATCACAGAGGAATCCCTGCACACCAAATTCCTGGAG GGTGTGAGGAACATTGCTAGCGTGTGTCTGGAGATTGGATACCCTACCATGGCCTCTATCCCCCACTCCATCATCAATGGCTACAAGAAAGTTCTGGCTGTTGCTGTGGAGACGGACTACTCCTTCCCCCTGGCAGACAAG GTCAAGGCCTTCCTTGCTGACCCATCTGCTTTTGCTGCCGTTGCTGCACCTGCAGCAGCCGCAGTTGCtgagactgctgctgctccagctgctaaGGAGGAGGTTAAAGAAGAGTCTGAGGCATCCGACGACGACATGGGCTTCGGTCTGTTCGACTAA
- the LOC118105359 gene encoding nascent polypeptide-associated complex subunit alpha, muscle-specific form isoform X1: MDDLDALLADLESTTSHISERPLFLSDDPAYSIPVGGQTQQDICSPQQVPPTPSEQALNGLDETESFSSAQKSPWSGESSSPTQPTGEEEHVYSFPNKQKSSESSAAMNSTLGSNLSELDRLLLELNAVQQSTPAFPTEEEAAPPLPASSIIHHIHENGVSTAGRAGPPDLEKPKRGAMARGIEDVRPSVESLLDELESSVPSPIPTPLVLSDGQEETPAQQQARMSASSATRELDELMASLSDFKVQSNSGSQLSVNQEALDPSLVAVSPVVQTETTPSIYRKADSLDTLILSSYTTPTCTPLPLELHIDEDGSSAHTTSAGSTVVTASSKYSQIQQKGDGVSVTPDSSHVEILSVSSSEVERYMQKSTSRVIASKVSSPAGKSPVTVGGSSSPGPAALSSSPVVVSKSPSPVTVSNSSPTLRAKSPSPPDLKCSNLSPSSKSPTPISISHSSEAGAKNQSPVTVPTSTEVVPKTVSPVTVPRLSSPVPKSESPVTVPNLSSCANPETAPKSASPVSVQRVSSPVTIPNIASSPSVPKSCSPETIQKEASPTILPRLSSPVPKSPVLNIRKTYTLPGTSSPRTSPISLAAVPSNSLSPPTTAKHTGEGMYLTWPGREPILDDALDKLLNSDYPQLGENQPLASFMPGYEDGSWEEEDGLYPDLSREGTLTPMTESSWMDECFTPSTCPGTPDATLDLPSQQPSAVERLSASGQLKSVIRRTKETSNVHPMFREGLLRRKMGPIIANKSNSQDRLIEELQGKLGIGRVERRRKQQPDDWLAEGVIVMSNPQRTREEGARPAVNKILIPPEPSAPQRKVLPPPQSPPAPKSHPLSSRLLHRYLLPPTPPPPREPTLHRYLLPLQPLLLLENPPSTPKEPTPP; the protein is encoded by the exons ATGCTTTGTTGGCGGACCTTGAGTCCACGACATCCCACATTTCCGAGCGTCCACTCTTCCTGTCTGACGATCCCGCCTACTCCATCCCTGTTGGGGGTCAGACCCAGCAAGACATCTGCTCTCCACAACAAGTCCCACCCACTCCCTCTGAGCAAGCCCTGAACGGACTGGATGAAACAGAG TCCTTCAGCTCGGCTCAGAAAAGTCCCTGGTCTGGAGAAAGCAGCAGTCCAACCCAACCCACTGGTGAGGAGGAGCACGTATACAG TTTCCCTAATAAGCAGAAGAGTAGTGAGTCATCAGCTGCCATGAACTCAACTTTGGGCAGCAACCTGTCTGAGCTTGATCGTCTCCTGTTGGAGCTCAATGCTGTCCAGCAAAGCACCCCTGCCTTTCCCACAGAAG AAGAAGCAGCTCCACCACTGCCTGCCAGTAGTATCATCCACCACATCCACGAGAATGGAGTCTCTACCGCTGGCAGGGCGGGACCACCTGATTTGGAAAAGCCCAAGCGCGGTGCAATGGCTCGGGGAATAGAGGACGTACGACCAAGTGTGGAGAGCCTTCTAGATGAGCTAGAAAGCTCTGTGCCATCACCCAT TCCCACACCTTTGGTGTTGTCAGATGGACAAGAGGAAACACCAGCACAGCAACAAGCCAGAatgtctgcctcctctgccACACGAGAGCTGGATGAGCTCATGGCCTCCCTGTCTGACTTCAAAGTCCAAAGCAAT TCCGGCTCTCAGTTGTCTGTAAATCAGGAGGCATTAGACCCCTCACTTGTAGCCGTTTCACCAGTTGTCCAAACAGAAACCACCCCATCTATATATCGGAAAGCTGATTCACTGGATACTCTTATACTTTCTAGTTACACTACTCCCACCTGTACACCTCTTCCACTGGAACTCCATATAGATGAAGATGGCAGTTCAGCCCATACCACTTCAGCTGGTTCCACAGTAGTAACTGCATCATCCAAGTACTCCCAGATCCAACAGAAAGGTGATGGTGTGAGTGTGACCCCTGATAGCTCTCATGTGGAGATCCTCAGTGTCTCCAGTAGTGAAGTAGAACGCTATATGCAGAAGTCAACCTCTAGGGTCATTGCTAGTAAAGTCTCAAGTCCAGCTGGAAAGAGTCCAGTTACTGTTGGTGGAAGTTCTAGTCCAGGTCCTGCTGCCCTGAGCTCCAGTCCAGTGGTAGTTTCCAAAAGCCCTAGTCCTGTTACTGTGTCTAATTCTAGTCCCACTCTTAGAGCCAAGAGTCCTAGTCCACCTGATCTTAAATGCTCCAATCTAAGTCCGTCTTCAAAGAGTCCAACTCCAATTTCCATTAGTCACAGTTCAGAAGCAGGTGCCAAGAATCAAAGTCCAGTGACAGTCCCAACAAGTACAGAAGTAGTGCCTAAGACTGTGAGTCCAGTCACAGTCCCAAGACTTTCAAGTCCAGTACCAAAAAGTGAAAGTCCTGTGACAGTCCCAAATCTCTCTAGTTGTGCTAATCCCGAAACGGCTCCCAAGAGTGCAAGTCCAGTGTCAGTTCAGAGAGTTTCAAGTCCTGTGACAATCCCTAATATCGCCAGCTCACCATCTGTACCCAAGAGTTGTAGTCCTGAAACAATTCAAAAGGAGGCTTCTCCAACAATATTGCCAAGACTTTCAAGTCCAGTTCCTAAGAGTCCTGTGTTAAACATTAGAAAAACATACACTCTTCCAGGCACCAGTAGTCCTAGAACTTCACCTATTTCACTTGCTGCAGTACCATCAAATAGCCTGTCTCCCCCAaccacagcaaaacacacaggTGAGGGTATGTATTTAACATGGCCAGGCCGTGAGCCTATATTGGATGATGCTTTAGACAAACTCCTAAACTCTGACTACCCCCAATTGGGTGAGAACCAGCCACTTGCTTCCTTTATGCCTGGATATGAAGACGGATCatgggaggaagaagatgggCTCTACCCAGATCTGAGCCGAGAGGGAACCCTCACACCCATGACTGAGTCCAGCTGGATGGACGAGTGTTTCACCCCCTCCACCTGCCCCGGGACACCAGATGCAACGTTGGACCTGCCCTCACAGCAGCCCTCTGCTGTGGAGAGGCTATCTGCCTCTGGCCAA CTCAAGTCAGTTATCCGACGCACCAAAGAGACTTCCAATGTGCATCCGATGTTCAGGGAGGGACTGTTGCGGCGTAAAATGGGACCAATCATTGCGAACAAAAGCAACTCGCAAGATCGACTCATTGAGGAGCTGCAGGGGAAACTGGGGATAGGGCGAGTGGAGCGCCGGCGAAAACAACAGCCAGATGACTGGCTGGCGGAGGGAGTCATTGTCATGTCCAACCCACAGCGAACACGTGAAGAAGGGGCCCGGCCAGCTGTGAATAAG ATCCTCATCCCTCCTGAACCATCTGCCCCACAGAGAAAAGTCCTGCCCCCTCCACAATCACCCCCAGCACCCAAAAGCCACCCCCTGTCAAGCAGACTCCTCCACCGCTACCTCCTCCCtccaacccctcctcctcctcgagaACCCACCCTCCACCGCtacctcctccccctccagcccctcctcctcctcgagaACCCACCCTCCACCCCCAAAGAGCCAACTCCCCCCTAG
- the golga7 gene encoding golgin subfamily A member 7: MAETLSLQDLQQPGVSSKVFVQRDYSSGTICKFQTKFPSDLESRLDKQQFEETIQTLNNLYAEAEKLGGKSYLEGCLACLTAYTIFLCMETHYEKVLKKIARYIKDQNEKIYAPRGLLLTDPIERGLRVVEITIFEDRSVGSGR, translated from the exons ATGGCTGag ACCCTCAGTTTACAGGACCTCCAGCAGCCAGGTGTCTCCTCCAAGGTGTTCGTCCAGAGGGACTACAGCTCAGGAACCATCTGCAAGTTCCAGACCAAGTTCCCCTCTGACCTGGAGTCAAGA cTTGATAAGCAGCAGTTTGAGGAGACCATCCAGACTTTAAACAACCTGTATGCCGAGGCAGAGAAGCTCGGGGGGAAGTCATACTTGGAGGGCTGTCTGGCTTGTCTAACTGCGTACACCATCTTCCTCTGTATGGAGACACACTACGAAAAG GTGTTAAAGAAGATCGCCAGGTACATTAAGGACCAGAATGAGAAGATATATGCTCCCAGGGGCTTGCTGCTCACTGACCCCATAGAGAGAGGCCTCAGAGTT GTTGAAATCACCATCTTTGAAGACAGAAGTGTTGGCTCTGGAAGATAA
- the rplp0 gene encoding 60S acidic ribosomal protein P0 isoform X2, producing MQTIRMSLRTKAVVLMGKNTMMRKAIRGHLENNPALEKLLPHIKGNVGFVFTKEDLAEVRDLLLFNKVPASARAGAVAPCNVTVPAQNTGLGPEKTSFFQALGITTKISRGTIEILSDVNLIKTGDKVGASEATLLNMLNISPFSYGLNIQQVYDNGSVYSPEVLDITEESLHTKFLEGVRNIASVCLEIGYPTMASIPHSIINGYKKVLAVAVETDYSFPLADKVKAFLADPSAFAAVAAPAAAAVAETAAAPAAKEEVKEESEASDDDMGFGLFD from the exons ATGCAGACCATCCGCATGTCCCTTCGCACCAAAGCGGTGGTGCTCATGGGTAAAAACACCATGATGCGCAAAGCCATCCGTGGCCACCTGGAGAACAATCCAGCCCTGGAGAA GCTCCTGCCCCACATTAAAGGAAATGTGGGCTTTGTCTTCACCAAGGAGGATTTGGCTGAGGTCCGGgacctgctgctgttcaacAAG GTGCCTGCATCTGCCCGTGCTGGAGCCGTCGCCCCCTGTAATGTGACAGTGCCTGCCCAGAACACCGGACTGGGTCCTGAGAAGACTTCTTTCTTCCAGGCTCTGGGCATCACCACCAAGATCTCAAGGGGAACCATTGAAATCTTG AGTGACGTCAATCTAATCAAGACTGGCGACAAGGTTGGTGCCAGTGAGGCCACGCTCCTCAACATGCTGAACATCTCGCCCTTCTCCTATGGACTCAACATCCAGCAGGTGTATGACAATGGCAGTGTTTACAGCCCTGAGGTGCTTGACATCACAGAGGAATCCCTGCACACCAAATTCCTGGAG GGTGTGAGGAACATTGCTAGCGTGTGTCTGGAGATTGGATACCCTACCATGGCCTCTATCCCCCACTCCATCATCAATGGCTACAAGAAAGTTCTGGCTGTTGCTGTGGAGACGGACTACTCCTTCCCCCTGGCAGACAAG GTCAAGGCCTTCCTTGCTGACCCATCTGCTTTTGCTGCCGTTGCTGCACCTGCAGCAGCCGCAGTTGCtgagactgctgctgctccagctgctaaGGAGGAGGTTAAAGAAGAGTCTGAGGCATCCGACGACGACATGGGCTTCGGTCTGTTCGACTAA